The genome window ATGCAAAATACATTACGATATATATCCATTGTATATCTAGTTCTTCTATCAGTTGGCCTATTTGCCCATGTGGAAATAATTCCAGGTGTTTTAACAATAGTCAAAAGAGATGCGTGGATTAGTGTGGTTATAGCGCTGATTGTTGTGCCGCTGTGGGTATTATTACTTCACAGAATTAATGGAATCGTACATACAGATTCTTTTATTAAAATAGTAAAACGGTATACCAGCACCATACAATACTATTATTTCTTATTACCATTAGGTTTATATATGTATATTAGTGCTTTTATAACAGCGAAAGATATTGTTTTCTGGTCACAATTAACTTATATGAAAGACTATAATATTTTTTTGCTTGGAGGCACTTTACTGTTTTTATGTTTGCTGTGCAGCAATTTAGGGCTATTTTCTATGGGGATATTGAGCACTATTTTATGTCCGATAGTGATTTTCTTAGGTTTTTTTATTTCTTTTGCAAATACGGAGAATAAAAACTATGAATTATTATTGCCCGTACTAGAAAACGGATTTATGCCTGTTTCAAAAGGGCTCATATATACGCTATTACCAATAATAGAGCTTTTTGTCATTCTTTTTCTTTCATCCATAGTAAAAAAATCAATCACAAAAAAGCAGCTCTTTGTGTTAAATGTTTTGATTATTGGTTTAATGATTGGACCGACAATAGGGGCGATTGTCGAATTTGGACCAGAGCTTGCTTCCCAATATCGCTATCCAGCATATGAGCAATGGCGGTTAATAGCTATTGGAAAATATATTTCACACACCGATTTTTTTGCGATTTATCAATGGTTATCGGGTGGCGTGGTTCGGATCAGTTTATTTGTTTTACTAACAAGCTTTATATTTACAAAGGATGAAAAGAATAGCAAGCTGTTAACTTTTCTTTATATTTTTTTATTTATTGCACTGCTTATTCCAGTGGATCAAAGTATATTTTCCGAGGTTGTTTTCCTTTATTTTAGACCAGTATCCTTAGTATTATTGATCATCCAGATAGTATCTTTAACTCTATTTATAGGGAAAAGAAAAAAAGTGACTAGGAGTTGAGTTTGTGGATTATCCTCTTTTTACGTCAGAAGCGTTAAAACAATTATTTAATGAATCCTCTGATATTATGGTGAAAGAGGATAAGGGAGAATTACAGATTATCATGGTCTACTGTGTGCCACTAACAGATACAAGCATGATTAAAACCATACATTTTCCAGTATTAGGGGCGGAAGAGTCGAATATCTATCAATATGTTCAGATGGAAAGCTTTAATAAAAAGGAATTTAATCGAGAAAAAATTCAAGAAGAAGTTTTTTCCGGAAAGCTACTAGTTATTCCCCCAGGAGAAAAACTTTATCTTTATGATATAAAGAAGTTTCCCAGTCGACAACCTGATGAATCTGTC of Niallia circulans contains these proteins:
- a CDS encoding GerAB/ArcD/ProY family transporter; its protein translation is MQNTLRYISIVYLVLLSVGLFAHVEIIPGVLTIVKRDAWISVVIALIVVPLWVLLLHRINGIVHTDSFIKIVKRYTSTIQYYYFLLPLGLYMYISAFITAKDIVFWSQLTYMKDYNIFLLGGTLLFLCLLCSNLGLFSMGILSTILCPIVIFLGFFISFANTENKNYELLLPVLENGFMPVSKGLIYTLLPIIELFVILFLSSIVKKSITKKQLFVLNVLIIGLMIGPTIGAIVEFGPELASQYRYPAYEQWRLIAIGKYISHTDFFAIYQWLSGGVVRISLFVLLTSFIFTKDEKNSKLLTFLYIFLFIALLIPVDQSIFSEVVFLYFRPVSLVLLIIQIVSLTLFIGKRKKVTRS